One window of the Montipora foliosa isolate CH-2021 chromosome 4, ASM3666993v2, whole genome shotgun sequence genome contains the following:
- the LOC137998906 gene encoding melanopsin-like: MESSLQSKESLGQRSDDIKSPSSDWLLCLVIIDFIFGFVIVTGNASLFITICRDPCKCLRSPSTFLIANLSVADFFMGTVSLLRAAELLYKYNGIPDVPVLNITGYFIGAVSILAAVSTLMAMSYERYVAIIKPFRYPQAITTKRVKVAMAGIWVNAFVMCVLPLSSVKQEIFLFTYCYTHFVIPSFVLTVMYVKIYKQIALLRKELKEVRASLSAVTRTRQLERERRMVMAFILILILFYLSFLPYFVFVQILFFCSLRDSGALYMFRLIANEFLTVSSLVDPFMYAWRLPKFNRSLRLCFQLLKSRNVVTVWKGTTSHPLHKPGSPVLPKKLVQNSDPQGEAGMPVTHSSKNISPV, translated from the coding sequence ATGGAGTCATCTCTTCAAAGCAAGGAAAGCCTAGGGCAAAGATCAGATGATATCAAGTCACCAAGCTCAGATTGGTTGCTTTGTTTGGTCATTATTGACTTCatttttggttttgttattGTCACCGGCAATGCCTCTCTTTTCATTACAATTTGTCGAGATCCTTGCAAATGTTTGCGGTCGCCATCAACGTTTCTAATCGCTAATCTCTCTGTTGCGGATTTCTTTATGGGAACTGTAAGTTTGCTCAGAGCCGCCGAATTGCTGTACAAATACAACGGGATACCAGACGTACCTGTCCTTAATATTACTGGATACTTCATCGGAGCAGTATCGATACTTGCTGCGGTATCGACACTGATGGCAATGTCCTACGAACGGTATGTTGCCATAATTAAACCTTTCCGATACCCGCAAGCCATTACTACTAAGAGGGTGAAAGTCGCTATGGCCGGAATTTGGGTGAACGCTTTTGTGATGTGTGTCCTTCCATTGTCGTCCGTAAAGCAGGAGATTTTTTTGTTCACGTACTGTTATACTCATTTTGTAATACCATCGTTTGTGCTAACGGTCATGTATGTCAAAATTTACAAACAGATTGCTCTGTTAAGGAAGGAACTTAAGGAAGTTCGAGCAAGTTTGTCGGCTGTCACCAGAACTCGACAACTTGAGAGGGAAAGAAGAATGGTCATGGCTTTTATCTTGATCTTAATTCTATTTTATTTGTCCTTTCTTCCTTATTTCGTCTTtgtacaaattcttttcttctgCTCTCTTCGAGACTCCGGTGCTTTGTACATGTTTAGACTAATTGCAAACGAATTTTTAACGGTGAGTTCTTTGGTCGACCCTTTCATGTATGCTTGGAGGCTTCCAAAATTCAATCGCTCGTTGCGGCTGTGCTTTCAACTTCTCAAAAGCAGAAATGTTGTCACAGTGTGGAAGGGCACCACTTCGCATCCTCTTCACAAACCTGGTTCACCTGTGCTTCCGAAAAAGTTAGTTCAGAATTCAGATCCACAAGGGGAAGCTGGAATGCCTGTGACTCATAGTTCTAAAAATATCAGCCCTGTATAA